Within Triticum dicoccoides isolate Atlit2015 ecotype Zavitan chromosome 1B, WEW_v2.0, whole genome shotgun sequence, the genomic segment ttcaaaccaatatttttaggagctcataaatatttatattGGACATTTGGATTTAaggcaataactatttgcattggatatatatatatatatatgttatatatttgatatatatccAATaactctgaattttggtgagggacattggaataatcccttaggtccctgcaaaaattgtcagaagaaacaaaaatgatttagtggctataactaaatcaaaacaaatgtcagaaaacaaaaaaaagacagAAATAAGAAAAAGGTAACTTACTTGCCCACTTACCCGGCCCAGCACTGCGGCCCACTGGCCCAACCGCCAACCGTCATCCTCCTGGCGacagaaggacgcgggcacgcgctCACCACACGccagcacgcgcgcgcgccacctcctggtcgtcTGCGTGCTTCCCCCGCCACGTCGACACCATGGATAGACGCACGAGTGCCGTCTGGGTCGACCCCTCCCCCTCATTcattccctctccctctctgcctctctctctctctctctctctctctctctctctatcgctGGCCGAGCGCTGCCGTCGATGTCGTCGCTGCCGTTAGCCATAGTCATAGCCACCGCGCCCCCTTGAGAGCATCTGAGTCGTCCCTGAGCTCCGCTACGTCACCCTCATCCTCTCCGATGAGCCAAAGAAGCCGGAGCACCCTGAAAGGCtgccaccgccgtcttcttcatccTCGGCCGCCcgagattgccgccaacgccccgTCGACTCCAATGCATCCCCGAGCTCGCTAACGACGCCATCGAGATTGCCGTGAGCTCCTGCACATCTTCCCCCTAACGCCGTACTTAATTGCTCGCCGTAGCAGCAACCCCTTGATGGCCGTAGTGCGCCGCCACCCAAGCTCGTCGGCAGCGTAGCTCCGGTAACCATTTGGTCAACCCGACGAGTCCAACGCTTTTGTAGCGTTCCGTAGAGCATGCCTAGCGCGAAAACTAGCTCACTTGCCCACTGCAGCAACTAAACCAtggtcacccgaactccggcggccacaacTAAACTCGTCGCCGTCGATTCCGACCACCCCAGCCCCGGCCGAGGCCACCTTTCGACGTGCCGTGACGCCAGCTCACCATAGAGCCCAGCCGCGCACCGAAAGGTGCCCTGTAGGCAAAACCCGAGGCCCAGGCGCGTCGCTGGCCTCACCGGCGGCTAACACACTGGAGGTTTTAACCTATTTTGACCACTAACAGACCCGgctgagtcactgacatgtgggccctgccccTGCTAATTTCTAGTTTAGCTTTAGTTTAACACTAGTTATGTTAGTTAGTGTTTGTGACACTGGCTTGTGGACCCCACTTGTTAGGTTTGACCCAGTCagcactgttgactgctgacgcaaGCATTACGCAGTGTTGATCCAATTAAtctttttctggttttaaaatagaTTAGGAAATTCCAAAATGTgtgtaaacttcaaaaattcatataaattcaaccgtagctcagattgaaataatgtatatatgaaaaattatcagaaaaaaattaatctatccatctgtaccagtttcgttCATGTCAAACcagcttatacctactgtataagtgaaaacacatAAATGTCATTTATAaatgcttaatttggagttgcatttgaacgctTGGTTCgaatggacttcatccaaatgggatgctagttgcattagctcaaacaacatcacatctacatgccacgatcatgcatcatattgttgaatatgcttgtgtattgattgtcggcaccgtccttctcgataggtcctgctccggagaccgttctagAGTACGTGTCTGTGGATCAGtgccccttgttgatctaccaggcaagcaaccccccccccctgTTCATTCTGatgcaatcccactctctcgctcctgctctctgttattgcattaggacaacaatgattcaactgctactttatgttgcggtagttgaacccattcctctgcatgacctgtcattgccagagtaaatagttaaaacccactagcatgtgtaggagttgattgaagccatgttGTGTCCCaatcatgccatgcctgctattgcttagagttgtgtcaggtctgattcattgggaatgaattggagtgcggttctatttttgatgctgagagttaagtgtgtgaacacgatttggtaaaggtagtggtgagaggccatgtaggagtacatggcgggttgtctcactagaaccgtgcttaagcactgagttctgtgtatgttgttcaatgactagctactaccacacattgggttccggtaactcgacccctctcgacttattaaccaactcgatctctgtccaggagttggaactagtttctggtgtttgtaggtagtgttatttttctaccaagtggcacccggcagggtgggcttgggacagactaggcacaggtggcacggtataccaagtggcacccggatggtgggcttgggaaccctgctcacatcatttggggtcgtGATGGAAACCTCTGCCGGACACCCTTgtggataaacctggactaggatcttgcgtggttagtcaggtcatggccgacaccctcgccaggcttctgcttgaacgttgccaagatacatgacgtgtacatggtggtaggtGGCGAaagtgtgtatgaagaagtacacccctgcagggttaacatgatctatttgaatagccaggtccgcggatatggacttcttggatgcttacgtggtacatagacaacttgaagtggatactccaaaattctcaagacaagtgtgagtgctatgaagGGCCTTCTTGTAGggtgacggggatgaatccatagtagtgtattgtgtggtgattagtggactcgtgtgcgctacctcaccccaaagaagttactcgtagtcgtagaacaagatagccactgagtcaaagctggcttgctgcaagtaAACCAcacattgccttcttgatactaatggatgtatgataggatctgatgtaaatcttgctgagtacctttgtactcacgttgcttaatttatgtttgtgCAGAGGAGACTTCGGCCTTCCTAGTTTTCCCTCGTGGACTTCAAcatgtagcttgttacctcaactacgatcttgtacgggtgttgtagatagtcaggctcctcagcctttttcatttgtagttgtctatactcagacatgttatgcttccgcttgttgcttgtatgctctgtgtgttgggtcatgtgacccctgtttgtaataaattccATGATGGCtcctctgagcctttatctatatgagttgttgagttatgctgtgattccATATTGTATAAcatatacttgcatgttatgcgtacatgtaacgtgtattgctatgtgtgggatccgacaacctagttgtttattcttggtagcctttcttatggggaaatgtctcctaatgcttccactaagccatggtagcttgctactgctccggaacacttaggatggtcggcatgtgtccttcgttcatgtgtctgtcccttcggggaaatgtcacgggttgctcctttaagtccttgtagcttgctacgacttgggttcatacgttgatgatcgacacctttgttgctgggtcatgtatgcatgttcctgtaagtttgtgccaccttgggtttacgactagtcatgtcagcccgggttctctgtcatatggatgtgagccaaatggcgcaaacggtcccgggccaggaaaggtggcacccgtgggaataccgtgtgtgaggccgcaaagtgatatgatgtgttacatgctagatcggtgtgacttaggatcggggccccgacacgccggtcgtgccgcctgctcctacctcacgTGGCCAGCTCCGCTGCTACATAGGCCTCACTGCACCACCCTAGTCCCATCGCTGGCTTGGCCATGCCCGTACTCACCCAGACCTACTGTTATCCTCCGGCGACGGCAACTTCACACTACAGCCCAACCAGTAAACTCTCATACGCCCCTCCGCGTGGTAAACAAccgtcgagtcttccccggctgcgggtcattcccttcctaggcctcgccgtcgtccatcgccttggtacTCTCAGcgtgccgtggtcaacgtggtcaaggaacgacttacatcggaagaggactatacatggagaggctgacaagtcgtccacggccgcagcaaggaagtgcctccttattacgcgcaaaataatgattcctccacctaacaacagGGACCTATCGGAAGGGCCTATATATTTTTTCTTagtcgtattttgcgaaaaaaatgtttcccccctaacatatgggacccaccagctatatctttggacGCAAGGAAAGTGCCTCCATGTTAGGCACGAAAAAATGAATCCTCcgcctgacagcttggacccaccatctataactttgcacacaaggaagtgcctccttatcctccctgacagccgggacccacctggtcgaagcgtacgtagcattgtcattctggtcgcgaacatgtacatacatactggtcgattggtctctctgcaatgatgaaccgtggccgagcaagcagcggcatgtgtagtagtagagccccTGATGTAGCAGTTCACGCAGTCCCTTTTAaaccatgtacacatacgtacagccacatgccaaaaaatacggccacgtacgtacatacgggcgaggtctccaACGCGtattcgcgcatacgtacggccagggctcgtgtacatggagaggcaatggaCGACAGCAGTGGCATCCTATTCATTGggaagccaatcggctgggtcggaatggagaaacagcgtcctgttcatcgggaggcaaccgactgggtcggaatgcgtcatgttcaatgtgagccaaccggcttggacggaacagccaaacggggtgtggcgtaccgcagtacggaggaaatggccttctgttcgaccagctatggtcgaaatggggatcttgttcatcgggaggggtgtggcctaccgcaaaatggaggaaacagacttgtgttggagcgctatggtcgaaatgggggtcctgttcatcgaaggggtgtggcgtacctcaaaacaggaatccacgggctactgttcacccaccatcgacttcctttagcctccacctgcactgttcatccaccgcgtcttcctcttgcctccaccagctactattcatccaccggctACTatgcatccagccctccaccggctactgttcaaccagccctcagggtcctgttcatccaacctccacggggtcctgttcatccagcctccacggggtcctgttcatccagcctccacggggtcctgtccaaccagccctccacggagtccctccactggctactgttcatccacccccagctcctcgaccggggtcctgttcatccagcggcaatgaacTCTACtaccatgggatcctgttcatccaacccccaccgggaactgttcatccaaccaccAGTGGGGACTGTTCATCAAGACGCAgcttcaatcggcttcagttagcagcagtagcgatggaatagctcgggttcagttaacagccaagcgatcgatcggtcgggttcagtaacgtagctagtgcaatcgctcgggttcaataagggAACGCCTCGCTtggcttcagttagagcccaacgcctcgcacacatgcacgtacatgtacgagagaaatgcgcaaacctccgtgcatcgctcggcaccgaccacccaccgtaaccgtgaactccccgatattttcctcgccctcgcttctaccacgtttttccgtcatggaaggcccaaagaatgtcatgcaactgcgtctccagcccgcccaagatgaaaagcctATTTttcgtcatgattttttgtcatagaagtaggagcccaccacatctatgatgataccgggttttgtcataattatcatcatagaagtgtcataagcatgacagaaacaaaatttgttcggcccaaaatgtcatggatgtgtctttttttgtagtgcgggagacgatgttttacccaggttcgggccatcttgatggaggtaaaaccctatgtccttctcttgtttatattgatatgGATATATCGAGTATAgaattgatctacctcgagatcgtaagttgttgtctaactctagggctaggtgaatgatattgtgttgatgtcccctctacgggctaaaccctaTGGCTTATATATACGCCAGatagggtatctagggttacaaggtcggtaTCTAGGCGCAGGGCTACAGGAGAAGTCTTGGAGTATACAACAAGTCTTCGGTAGATATAGTCTCGATCATCCCACTCGTGTACAACTTTCGGAGTCCGTCTTGAGAACCAATGAAAGCCCGTCGTCCCAATCTAAGGAACATGGGCCGGCCAGGTTAGTTCCCCCTAATCCAAGACACCGtcaatatggattttctgcgaaatacaaaaaacatgcaaaaaaacaggaaATGACACTCGCCACTagttcaatatgttagtcccaaacataatataaattgttgccaaaagcaTGTAAAAGTTGTAAAATAATGGCATGAAACAattaaaaaattgtagatatgagGGAGACATATCAAACTTATATCAAGGGAGGGAGATTACCAACAACTGGAAATCTGACCTGAAAAAGTGAGAGCAGATATAGCAATTCTCTAGAGCTCAAATTGACGTGAAATTttctggagaattattttggaatatattaaaagtaCTGGAGAAAAATATACNNNNNNNNNNNNNNNNNNNNNNNNNNNNNNNNNNNNNNNNNNNNNNNNNNNNNNNNNNNNNNNNNNNNNNNNNNNNNNNNNNNNNNNNNNNNNNNNNNNNNNNNNNNNNNNNNNNNNNNNNNNNNNNNNNNNNNNNNNNNNNNNNNNNNNNNNNNNNNNNNNNNNNNNNNNNNNNNNNNNNNNNNNNNNNNNNNNNNNNNNNNNNNNNNNNNNNNNNNNNNNNNNNNNNNNNNNNNNNNNNNNNNNNNNNNNNNNNNNNNNNNNNNNNNNNNNNNNNNNNNNNNNNNNNNNNNNNNNNNNNNNNNNNNNNNNNNNNNNNNNNNNNNNNNNNNNNNNNNNNNNNNNNNNNNNNNNNNNNNNNNNNNNNNNNNNNNNNNNNNNNNNNNNNNgcccctggtggctcccctctagATGTCCTTCTGGTATATGAAGGTATTTAACCTATAAAACTAAATAAGAAGACTTGCGTCTTGAGGCAGAAATAGAGGCAGGGAACTTTTGCTCTCGGACAGAGCGATTctgcaggggaaacttccctccgggagggggaaaccgaAGCCATCATCATCGCAATGTTCCTCTCACCGCGGGAGGCctcatattcatcaacatcttcactagcaccatctcatttaTAAATCCTAGTTTCTCTCTTGTGTTCGATCATTGTATCATACCTCAGGTTCATACCTAggggtgctagtagtgttgattacatgttgtagttgatcctagttggttacttggtggaagatccttGTGTTTAGATTGTTGATTGCATATTTAAACCTACTGAACATGTTCAATACTATGAGCCGTGAGTAGTTCAATTTGTTCCCCAAAACATGGGAGAAGTGTTGttattagtaatcatgtgaagttgaaaCTGTTCAATGTCTAGATATTATGTTTAATTATGAACTGTTATTGCTTTGACAATTATGTTTAATTATGATGTTATTTCAATTTACATGCTTATATTCTTCTTATGTTTGTATTAGGTCGAGATATTGTAGGCAATGTATACTTCTTAAttccaagcaataaaaaattgtttGTATTCCTATTAACTTAGTTGTAAACAACTAAAACGGTGTGTTATCTATGTATATAAATGTTGCAGTATGTAAAACAAATATGAAATGCTTTGACTACTAAACTTTTAGAAATGCCTTGAGCTCCGTCGGAACTATTGGAAATCATTATCGTGGGTGGATTGATAACCTTTAGAATGGCTTAGAAAAATGCTTTGACTGCTTGGAGGAATATTCACTGATGCTTTGAAAGGAGGTTTCATATAGTTCGCCTAATTTTTGTTGCATTTGGCCTTTGTGCAATGGGCGCAATGAGTCATCTAGTATGACCTATTCCCGGAAGACATCTTGACACAACCATGAAAAATTCATGGGCCGACTAAGGAGTGGTCGTTCTGATCCATGGGCCCTAGCAGAATGCTTGGATTCGGCTTGTTCCTAGGTGAGAGAGGTGATGGCCACAAATGCACAATACCGCTAGCACGACTCCTAGTGGTGTCCAATAATTCGCTCCCCCATTCGTCTGATTAAACATGCATGGTCTTCTTTGGTTCTTCTTCTCCTAACATGTAACTACAACTTCGAATTTAATAATCCCCTTCATTGCCTAATCAAAACGTCAACTTGTGCTTCGTCGCTAGCAATATGACATCAAAATGTACCATTGTTGAATTACATAGACTTTTTCTCGATTTATGGTGAGACAGAGAACTGTCTCGAGTTGAATTTCTTTTGGGTTTTGAAACAAGTCTTATTTTGTCTAGTATTTTTAAGGGAGTTTTGTGTACGTATCTATTATATTTCTTTTCATGATTTATGGTGAGACAACAAACTGTCTCCCGCTGATTTTCTTTTGGGTTGCAAGACAAGCATTATTTTGTTTACTAATTTTTAAGGGAATTTTGTGTACTTATCAATTATATTTCTTCCTTGCTACTACTTCCTCTCATCTTGGGATCTATAGCCACTAGATGAAGGAGGAGAGCGGTCTTCTGTATTTAAGGCATGATCTTAGTCTCTCCATATTAACTTACTGAAAGCGGCTCAAAGCACTAAAGTCAAAGGCTCTAACTACCCCCACCAGCTAATGAGAAACACATGGATGGTTACTGGAAGGATTCACATCAAACCAGCTGCATGTTTGAATATGACACTCCAGTTTTGTGTGTTGAAAGTAAGTGAAGAAACTTGCATGAATCCTCCACGACGATTATCTCATCTACATTGATGTTCTTTCGTGTTGTTAGTGCAAACTGTGATCCTTTATGATGCCATTAGTTCATGGTAGCAAAGCAGTAAACATATATCCTTTATAATGACATTAGTTCATTGCAAATTTGAACATCTACGTCAAAGTTGAAGTGGCTTTGATATGCTCTTTCTGTTTTATGTGCACTAGAAGAGGTCGCTTCCAATTATTTTTCCGCATTTTCCTACCGAGCCATCCTACATGTCATGCAAGTGTGCAATGGTAGTTGAAGAGGATCAAAAGGGTAAGCGTCACAAAACAAAACCACCAAATTTCTTAAGCCGGCCTTTGTTTTGTTATTAGGTGAGGTAAAGCCATCGGCCGTAAGGTAACGCGTCTCTGTTCATCTCACCTCACCACGCGCGTACACTTTCTCTCTCCCCTCCCGCCCCTTATTAGATCTCTCTCGCTCAACAAAATTCCTCAACTCGAGCTCCCTGACCACAACCACTCAACCACCCAGCAGGCCCAGCACCACCGCGTCAAGCAGAGCAggtgccgcctcctcctccgcgtcCTTATCTGCGGCGGCTGCAATGGCCGACCGCGTCTACCCCGCCGCCAAGCCCACTCCGCCGCCCCCAATGGCCAACGGCGCCGGCGGCCCGACGGCGCCCAAGCCGCAGATGTACCAGCGCCCCATCTACCGGCCGCAGGGGCAGGCGAAGAGCAGGCGCGGGCGGTCCTGCCGGTGCAGCTTCTGCTGCTGCTTCTGCTGGGCACTGCTTGTGGTCATCCTCCTCGCGCTAGTCGCCGCGGCCGCGGGCGGCGCCTTCTACCTGCTCTACCGCCCTCAACGCCCCAGCTTCACCGTCTCCTCTGTCCGCCTCAGCACGTTCAAcctctcctcctccaccaccgcgcCCGTCCTCACCGACTCCATCCAGCTCACCGTCACCGCTAAGAACCCAAACAAGAAGCTCGTCTATTTCTACGACGACTTCTCcttctccgccgccaccgccgccaacgcCGTTCCGCTCGGGGACGCCACCGTGCCTGGGTTTGCACATGATGCCGGCAACACCACCGTTTTCACTGCCACCATCACTGCTGCTAGTGTCACCGTAGACCCCACCGGCGCCGGCTCTGACCTTAAGAAGTCCGGTGCTTTCTCCGTCGCTATAGATGCCGACACGCGGGCCGGCGTCAAGGTCGGCAGCCTCAAGACCAAGAAGATGGGCATCCAGGTGCACTGCGAGGGCATCAAGGTGACGCCACCCAGTCCACCTCCGCCACCGCCGAAGAAGGTAAAGGGGAAGAATGGCACCGCCCTGGCGCCTGCGCCTGCGTTGGACAACGCCGAGACGACCGCGACGGTGAGCACCGCCGCGCACTCGTGCAAGGTCAGAGTCCGTGTGAAGATCTGGAAGTGGACCTTCTAGGTATAATGCCAACTTTAGGGACTGCCATGCAAAACATTCAGGAAACATATTTTTTCACTTTATATTGGAAAGTAGAGACCATGAATATCGTGGGTGTAAATTCCCTCAAAAGTTTATTCAGTTTTTGTTCTTGTTTGGAATTTTCTTACACATATTTTTGGTGCatgtataacttggtgatttgttatTTGTAAGATTACGATTCGAATAAATCGAAATTAGTCACTTGCTGGTTACGAGCTACTCCATGTGACGTGGTTAATACAACTATTTTTTAGAAGCTCTATTACTGTATATCATTCAGGCTCATCTGAAGCAGTAGACTTAACTAGGAATTTTACAACGTATTGAAAATTGAGTATTGTGTAGTAGGAGTATACATGTGATTGTGTCGGTAAGGAGAATCTTGCTGGTTGTCCAGCGAATTTGAGTTTATTTAAACAACAAAAACTGTATGGTGGAAATAGAAATGGAGATGTTTGTCATGTGAAGGACAGCGAGGAAACGCGGCTTGGTTTGGTTGTTGGTGTGGCTACGTGACGTGACGTGAGGATAGGGGCTCACAGCTGTAACGCCGTGTACTTGAGCGCCAAAGATTGGATTGTTTAATCAAGTGCTGGTGCTACTGGAGCAATTAACTACCGGGATTTGTCTAGGCGAACGTGCATATAATTAAGGGTCAACACACTCATTAAGAGTGGAGGGCCCGTGGTGCGTACCCTTTCGCCGGCACAGCGCCGAGGCATGGCTAGGACGTGGGACCACGTCGGTGGAGTCACGGGATACATGTTTCTTCGAAACACGGGGGAGACTAGGACTCTTAGGCCATGTTTGAGGGCATGTTTGGTTCATAAGTTGTAGAATGTTTATAAGTCCTAAAAATGCCGATAActgttactccctccttccatgtatatagggcctaatgcgtttttcgaggctaactttgaccaaatattagagcaataatatatgacatgcaacttacacaaagcacaccgttaaattcgtgtgtgaaaggagatttcaatgatataattttcacattgggcatgtcatgtattattaatcttgtcaatagtcaaaggcgatcttaaaaaatgcattaggccctatatagacggaaggagggagtacacgTGTGGCATCTAGTGGGATTGTGCCGCACGCCCTGTGTGGCACGGAGACGACCCCGCCCGTACGACGATGTTCGAACGCAGGCGACCACAACCCCGCACGTTCGGTGTGTGGCACAATCGCCCACACGTTCGGGCGATCGACCGCACTGCCTACACGACCTAACGCGCCCCCTCGTCCCGGCCTGCCTTTCAACCCCAATCAGTCCTGCCGCCGTCGTCTCCTACCTCTAGATCCCCTACCTCCATCGTCTTCCTTCTCTTGTTGCCATGACAACCAGAGCAGATCCCTAGCGCCTCCCCATACCTCAACCCCACCGCTACCCCCTCCCACCCCCCCCCACCCGCCCACGACGACNNNNNNNNNNNNNNNNNNNNNNNNNNNNNNNNNNNNNNNNNNNNNNNNNNNNNNNNNNNNNNNNNNNNNNNNNNNNNNNNNNNNNNNNNNNNNNNNNNNNNNNNNNNNNNNNNNNNNNNNNNNNNNNNNNNNNNNNNNNNNNNNNNNNNNNNNNNNNNNNNNNNNNNNNNNNNNNNNNNNNNNNNNNNNNNNNNNNNNNNNNNN encodes:
- the LOC119329370 gene encoding NDR1/HIN1-like protein 13, giving the protein MADRVYPAAKPTPPPPMANGAGGPTAPKPQMYQRPIYRPQGQAKSRRGRSCRCSFCCCFCWALLVVILLALVAAAAGGAFYLLYRPQRPSFTVSSVRLSTFNLSSSTTAPVLTDSIQLTVTAKNPNKKLVYFYDDFSFSAATAANAVPLGDATVPGFAHDAGNTTVFTATITAASVTVDPTGAGSDLKKSGAFSVAIDADTRAGVKVGSLKTKKMGIQVHCEGIKVTPPSPPPPPPKKVKGKNGTALAPAPALDNAETTATVSTAAHSCKVRVRVKIWKWTF